From Lysinibacillus sp. SGAir0095, the proteins below share one genomic window:
- the nadE gene encoding ammonia-dependent NAD(+) synthetase encodes MQDLQKQIIEELKVLPEINPEEEVRKSVNFLKEYASKHSFMKSFVIAVSGGQDSTLTGKLIQIAVNELNEELGEEKYSTIAVRLPYGVQADEADCQDALAFIQPTEVIEVNIKKAVDASVAALEEAGIRLSDFAKGNEKARERMKVQYSIAAMKNGVVVGTDHAAEAISGFYTKYGDGGVDLTPIFRLNKRQGKQILVHLGCPDHLYLKTPTADLEEDRPALPDETALGVTYEAVDDYLEGKEVTEEVRAIIEGHYLKTQHKRHLPITIFDDFWK; translated from the coding sequence ATGCAAGATTTGCAAAAACAAATTATCGAAGAGTTAAAGGTTCTGCCTGAAATTAATCCCGAAGAAGAAGTTCGCAAATCCGTCAACTTTTTAAAGGAATACGCAAGCAAGCATTCCTTTATGAAAAGTTTTGTTATTGCAGTAAGTGGTGGGCAAGACTCTACTTTAACCGGAAAGCTGATTCAAATTGCTGTAAATGAGTTGAACGAAGAGCTTGGAGAAGAAAAATACTCAACCATTGCCGTTCGCTTACCTTATGGAGTGCAGGCGGATGAGGCGGATTGCCAAGATGCTCTTGCCTTTATTCAACCAACGGAAGTAATTGAGGTAAATATTAAAAAAGCGGTAGATGCAAGTGTTGCTGCTTTAGAGGAAGCTGGCATTCGCTTAAGTGATTTTGCAAAAGGGAATGAAAAAGCTCGTGAACGCATGAAGGTTCAGTATTCCATTGCGGCCATGAAAAATGGGGTAGTAGTTGGGACTGACCATGCTGCAGAAGCAATATCGGGATTTTATACGAAATACGGTGATGGTGGTGTAGATTTAACTCCTATTTTCCGTTTGAATAAAAGACAAGGCAAACAAATTCTAGTCCACTTGGGCTGTCCAGATCACTTATACTTGAAAACACCAACAGCCGATTTAGAAGAAGATCGACCAGCGTTGCCTGATGAAACGGCATTGGGTGTGACATATGAAGCGGTTGATGATTATTTGGAAGGTAAAGAAGTGACAGAGGAAGTTAGAGCAATTATCGAGGGTCACTATTTAAAAACTCAACATAAACGTCACTTGCCGATTACAATTTTCGATGATTTTTGGAAATAA
- a CDS encoding nicotinate phosphoribosyltransferase, translating to MKSNFADDSLTLHTDLYQINMAESYWADGVHNRKAVFELYFRKLPFGNGYAVFAGLERILQYLKDFRFSESDIAFLSKELGYKEDFIHYLKDLNFTGSVYSVKEGELVFANEPLLRIEAPLVEAQLIETALLNIVNYQTLIATKASRIKQIIKNEVAAEFGSRRAQEMDAAIWGSRAAIIGGFDSTSNVRAGKLFNIPVSGTHAHAMVQAYRNEYEAFHSYAKRHKDCVFLVDTYNTLKSGVPNAIRVAKELGDKINFVGIRLDSGDISFLSKEARRMLDEAGFTDAKIIVSNDLDEYTILNLKAQDAKVDSWGIGTKLITAYDQPALGAVYKLVSIENESGEMEDTIKITANAEKVSTPGLKKVYRIINRENGKAEGDYIAMADENPQNEERIKMFHPVHTFISKFVTNFDAKELHVKVVDGGKVIYESPSVEEMKRYAFENLELLWDEYKRSLNPEEYPVDLSKKCWDNKMRNIEEVRNMIHDIENQ from the coding sequence ATGAAATCAAATTTTGCTGACGATAGCTTAACTTTACACACGGATTTATATCAAATCAATATGGCGGAGAGCTACTGGGCGGATGGCGTCCACAATCGAAAAGCTGTTTTTGAATTATATTTTAGAAAGCTACCTTTTGGGAACGGATATGCTGTATTTGCGGGATTGGAAAGAATTCTACAATACTTGAAAGATTTTCGTTTTTCGGAAAGTGACATTGCATTCTTATCAAAAGAACTGGGTTACAAAGAGGATTTTATTCATTACTTAAAAGATCTTAATTTCACCGGATCGGTTTATTCTGTGAAAGAAGGGGAACTTGTATTTGCAAATGAGCCGCTTTTAAGAATCGAAGCACCTCTGGTGGAAGCACAGTTAATAGAAACGGCCCTTTTAAATATTGTAAATTACCAAACTTTAATTGCTACAAAAGCAAGTCGTATTAAACAAATTATCAAAAATGAAGTAGCAGCCGAATTTGGTTCCCGTAGAGCTCAGGAAATGGATGCGGCAATATGGGGATCGAGAGCTGCTATAATTGGCGGTTTTGATTCTACTTCAAATGTTCGTGCTGGTAAGCTGTTTAATATTCCTGTTTCTGGTACACATGCACATGCTATGGTGCAAGCGTATCGAAATGAGTATGAGGCATTCCATTCTTATGCAAAGCGACATAAAGATTGCGTATTTTTAGTAGATACTTATAATACATTAAAATCTGGTGTACCCAATGCGATTCGTGTAGCAAAAGAATTGGGAGATAAAATTAATTTTGTCGGCATTCGATTGGATAGCGGAGACATTTCTTTTCTATCTAAGGAAGCAAGACGAATGCTAGATGAAGCAGGTTTTACAGATGCAAAAATCATTGTATCGAATGATTTAGATGAGTACACAATATTAAATTTAAAAGCTCAGGATGCAAAGGTCGATTCTTGGGGAATTGGAACAAAATTAATTACTGCATACGATCAACCGGCGTTAGGTGCTGTATATAAATTAGTCTCCATTGAAAATGAATCCGGTGAAATGGAAGATACGATTAAAATTACTGCGAATGCAGAGAAGGTATCTACACCAGGGTTAAAGAAGGTATATCGGATTATTAATAGGGAAAATGGAAAAGCGGAAGGCGATTATATTGCGATGGCTGATGAGAATCCGCAAAATGAAGAACGGATAAAAATGTTCCACCCTGTGCATACCTTTATCTCGAAATTTGTAACGAATTTTGATGCAAAGGAATTGCATGTCAAAGTAGTAGATGGAGGAAAGGTTATTTATGAAAGTCCTTCGGTTGAAGAAATGAAACGATATGCATTTGAAAATTTAGAGCTATTATGGGATGAATATAAGCGTTCACTTAATCCTGAAGAGTATCCGGTTGACCTAAGCAAAAAATGCTGGGATAACAAAATGCGAAATATTGAAGAGGTTCGCAATATGATTCATGATATTGAAAATCAGTAA
- a CDS encoding ATP-binding cassette domain-containing protein gives MKETFTSAIHFENVSYQVNQMSILDNISGTFYKGKITTLVGPSGAGKTTLLKMCNALISPTSGEIFIDSTSILSMEPTALRKNIGIVLQNAPIIRGTVFENIALPFTLQQKKLTENEAILFLEVAGIDHTFLYRQAEDLSGGQKQKLSIARSLVNKPKILLLDEITSALDPTSASEIEQLIFRINKESQVTIIWITHNIEQAKRIGDFTWIMMEGQLLESGKSNILSTSRNEQVQHFLNGVHAK, from the coding sequence ATGAAAGAAACTTTCACTTCTGCTATTCACTTTGAAAATGTCAGTTATCAAGTGAATCAAATGTCCATTTTGGATAATATTAGCGGCACTTTTTATAAAGGGAAAATTACTACTCTTGTTGGACCATCCGGAGCCGGAAAAACAACACTTTTAAAAATGTGCAACGCCCTTATTTCTCCTACTTCTGGAGAGATTTTTATTGATTCAACTTCAATTCTTTCGATGGAACCTACAGCTCTTCGAAAAAATATCGGTATTGTTCTACAAAATGCACCGATTATTCGAGGTACAGTATTTGAAAACATTGCATTACCTTTTACATTACAGCAGAAAAAATTAACTGAAAATGAAGCAATTTTATTTTTAGAAGTTGCAGGAATTGACCATACTTTTTTATATCGTCAGGCAGAAGATTTATCGGGAGGCCAAAAGCAAAAACTATCAATCGCTCGGTCACTTGTAAATAAACCTAAAATTCTCCTTCTCGATGAAATTACGTCAGCTCTGGACCCTACTTCTGCAAGCGAAATCGAACAGCTCATTTTTAGAATCAACAAAGAATCACAAGTAACGATTATTTGGATTACACATAATATCGAACAAGCAAAAAGAATTGGCGACTTTACGTGGATTATGATGGAAGGTCAATTGTTAGAAAGTGGTAAAAGCAATATACTAAGTACTTCAAGGAACGAACAGGTTCAGCATTTTTTGAATGGAGTACATGCAAAATGA